From a region of the Sesamum indicum cultivar Zhongzhi No. 13 linkage group LG3, S_indicum_v1.0, whole genome shotgun sequence genome:
- the LOC105158600 gene encoding uncharacterized protein LOC105158600 isoform X2 yields the protein MAPPTPRLIAPVNLKQPPWLQEPPLHNRWHPEIPPVGEVKTGEVFRVEMVDWTGGAISDDNHAVDVKTLDLSTVHYLSGPISVVDTEGNPAKPGDLLAVEICNLGPLPGDEWGFTAIFDRENGGGFLTDHFPRATKAIWYFEGIYAYSPHIPGVRFPGLTHPGIVGTAPSMELLNIWNERERELEETGLQSLKLCEVLHSRPLANLPSTKGCVLGKIKEGTPEWERIAREAARTIPGRENGGNCDIKNLSRGSKVYLPVFVDGANLSTGDMHFSQGDGEVAFCGAIEMSGFLELKCEIIRDGMKKYLTPMGPTPLHVNPIFEIGPVEPRFSEWLVFEGISVDESGRQHYLDASVAYKRAVLNAIDYISRFGYSKEQVYLLLSCCPCEGRISGIVDAPNAVATLAIPVAIFDQDIRPKTTTVPTGPRLVRNPGLPQCTYDGNLPTTRNPCATT from the exons ATGGCCCCTCCAACTCCAAGATTAATAGCTCCAGTCAACCTAAAGCAGCCGCCGTGGCTGCAAGAACCACCGCTCCACAACCGGTGGCACCCGGAGATACCGCCGGTGGGGGAGGTGAAAACCGGTGAGGTTTTCAGGGTGGAGATGGTTGATTGGACCGGAGGAGCAATTTCAGATGATAACCATGCAGTTGATGTTAAAACCTTAGACCTGTCAACT GTGCATTATCTTAGTGGACCTATTAGCGTGGTCGACACGGAAGGGAATCCGGCCAAGCCAGGTGATCTTCTAGCTGTCGAAATATGCAATTTGGGCCCTCTACCGGGAGATGAATGGGGTTTTACAGCAATCTTCGACAGGGAAAACGGTGGTGGATTTCTTACGGACCATTTCCCTCGTGCAACGAAAGCTATATGGTATTTTGAAGGAATATATGCCTATTCTCCTCATATACCTG GGGTGAGATTTCCGGGCTTGACACACCCTGGAATAGTTGGAACTGCACCTTCAATGGAATTGCTGAATATATGGAACGAGAGGGAAAGGGAACTCGAAGAAACCGGTCTTCAGTCTCTAAAACTATGTGAGGTGTTGCATTCACGTCCGCTTGCAAACCTCCCGTCGACAAAGGGCTGCGTTCTTGGCAAG ATTAAGGAAGGAACTCCAGAGTGGGAAAGAATAGCCAGGGAGGCGGCAAGGACGATTCCTGGAAGAGAAAATGGAGGAAACTGCGACATCAAGAACCTCAGCCGAGGTTCAAAAGTGTACCTGCCGGTGTTTGTGGACGGAGCGAATCTTAGTACCGGGGATATGCATTTCTCACAAGGTGACGGTGAAGTGGCGTTTTGTGGGGCGATCGAGATGAGTGGTTTTCTGGAGCTCAA GTGCGAAATCATTAGGGACGGCATGAAGAAGTACTTGACGCCAATGGGGCCGACTCCATTACACGTGAATCCGATCTTTGAGATCGGGCCTGTCGAGCCAAGATTCTCAGAATGGTTAGTTTTTGAGGGCATTAGCGTCGATGAGAGTGGACGACAACATTATCTTGATGCTAGTGTTGCTTACAAGCGTGCGGTGCTCAATGCTATCGACTATATTTCCAGATTCGGGTACTCTAAGGAACAG GTCTACCTTCTCCTCTCATGCTGCCCTTGCGAAGGAAGGATTTCAGGCATAGTGGACGCCCCAAACGCGGTTGCCACCCTTGCAATTCCAGTGGCTATATTCGATCAG GATATTCGTCCCAAAACTACCACCGTGCCCACCGGCCCCAGGCTCGTGAGGAATCCAGGTCTCCCACAGTGCACTTACGATGGAAACTTGCCGACGACTAGAAATCCATGTGCTACAACCTGA